The sequence below is a genomic window from Vibrio mangrovi.
TAATTTCCATATGGCGGGGTAGTAAACGGAGGATCAGAGATTCATCCCAGGTTTCCAGTGCTTCAGGTAACAATGTATGGTTGGTATACGCGAATGTCTGACTACAGATACGCCATGCGTCATCCCACAGCATATCCTGCTCATCCATGAAGATCCGCATCATTTCAGGAATCGCGATCGCAGGATGCGTATCATTGAGCTGAATCGTTTCATACTGAGGCAACTCTTCCAGAGTATGGCCGGCTGCCTTATGACGGCGGAGGATATCCCGGACAGAAGCAGCACTATGGAAGTACTGCTGCATCAGACGCAATGTCTTGCCTTTCTCATGGTTGTCATTCGGATAGAGCACTTTGGTGATGTTACCGGCATCGATCAAAGCATGTTGCGCTTCAAAATAGTTACCGTTGTTAAAGCTTTCCAGAGAAAATGGTGCGATTGCCCGGCATTCCCATAACCGTAACGGATAGACGGTTTCACTCTTATAACCGACAACCGGAATATCCCATGGCATCCCCATGACAGTCATTCCGGGAACCCATTTTCTTTTTTCCACACCATCGACTACAACGCCTTTAACATAACCGTAAAAGCCAATTTCCTGCGCTAAATCCGGACGGGCAACTTCCCATGGATAACCTTCAATGCCACACCAGGCATCGGGAGCCTCTTTCTGGTGACATTCTTCAAAAGATTGTTTGAACAGTCCATACTCATAATGAAGACCATAACCAACCGTCGGATATTCCTGCGCAGCCAGAGAGTCCATGAAACAGGCAGCCAGGCGCCCTAACCCACCGTTGCCCAGTGAAGGATCCCGCTCTTCTTCAAGCAAATCACTTAAATTCTGCCCCAGTTCGGCCATTGCCTCACCGATAGCATCATAAACACCCATGTTTAATAAGTTGTTGCCGGTCAGACGACCAATCAGAAATTCCAGAGAAAGATAATTCACACTTTTGGCATTCAGAATCCGCTCATCCTGTTCTGTTTCCAAAAGGTCAAATGTCGTGAGCTCTGCCAGTGCTCTGGACATAGCCAGATACCAGGAACGCTTAGTCGCACACTCGATGGTGGTCGCGTAGGTTGATGTCAGATGACGCTTAACGTTCTCCTGAAACAGCGTCTTATCAAACGACTTCTGCAATACAGCTTTCATCGTAACCCCTCCCAAATAGGTAATGAGCTGACTGAGATATACAATTATCTGATACGGTCTTCGTACCAGTCACTTCAGCCCTATCATGAAAATCATATGGTATACAGCAGTCTTACCAAGCTTGAGATGTGATGCATATCGAATTTCGCATCGAATATGGCTCACAATTTCCAGTCTATATCACAATGCTCCTTAGATAATAACCTTAGTCGTTAAATCAAATTCCTACGGCTTTTCAGTTTAGAAAGTCTACAAAAAGTGACAGGAATCACATATTGATACCACGTTCTCCCACCGAAGTTCCAGTCAATCGGCTATTTTTTCTACGCTGATCCCGATAATTTTATAAGCCTGCCCTGTTTGCCAGGCTTCCGCAGAGAAAGTAAGTGAATACTTGCTATTGAAAAAAACCAGAAACACAAAGAACATCAGTATCAGCTCAAATAGCGACCATAAAAAAAGGCATCTTCTTGATGCCTTTTTCAGTTCATTATGCGCCAGTCACAAGCTGGTGGTCTCTACAGACTGAGCGGTATCAGTTCAAAACCTAATACAGCACTGAAACTCATCACGACAATCAAAGAGTGTTTGAAAACAGCTTTTGACCACGCTTCAAAGTTATCTGTTGTCATCCGGCGGAATGTCACCCGGGTCCACATAAAGCAGACAGCCGATGCAACCACCAGATATTCATAACCGGTATTGCCAACCAGATATAATCCTAAAGCAACCGCATTAAAGGCGATGACATAAGCCATCATATGCTTACGGGCCTTGTCGATTCCGGAAACTACCGGCAGTACAGGAATACCTGCCTGACGATAATCCTGCATTCTGAACATGGCAATTGCATAAGAATGCGGCATTTGCCACAAACAGAACAGACAGAACAGCAGAACGCCTTCAAGACTGACATAGTTGGTCACTGCCAGATAACCGGCCAACGGTGGAACCGCACCGGAAATACTGCCAACCAGCGTACCGTATACAGAAGTACGCTTGTACCACATCGTGTAGAAGAAGACGTAGAAAACATAACCCAGCAACACAACCACAGCCGCCAACGGATTCGTTTTCTGATACAGCAATGCTGTTCCGCTCAGTAACAGAATGAGCGCATAAATGAAGGCATGATCAACATTAATCTCACCACGAACCAGCAAGCGCTGGCTGGTTCTCGCCATTTTACTGTCGATATCGCGGTCGAAGATATTATTAATCACACATCCGGACGCGATGACCAAAGCAACACCAGCAAGCGTATAGAGCAATAGCATTGATGTTACTGACTCCGCTTTAGCTGCGAGGAAAAACCCCGCAGCCGTAGAGATCAGGTTACCAACGATAATTCCCGGTTTGGTGATCGATAGATACCCTTTAATCATCAGTCTGCGCCTACATCATCATATTGACGTTCAGATTCCACATGATCCAGATTGAACCAACAATCAGGATCAAGACAACAATCACAGAGAACACCAATGAAATCACGTTCCAGCGACCGCTTTCAGTTTTTGTTTCCATATGCAGGAAGTAAACAAAATGAACAATCACCTGAACAACAGCACAACCGAACAGGACAGCAAATGTTGTCCCGGTCGACAAGCTTTGTGTCGCCGCATAGTAGAAAGGAATAATCGTTAGGATCAGAGAGGCTACAAAGCCAATCACATATCCTTTTACGCCTGACTCAGCATGTTGGTTACTCATGATGTCACCCCAACTAAATAAACGATTGTAAATACGCAGATCCAGACGATATCCAGGAAGTGCCAGAACAAGCTTAAACAGTTGAACCGGGTTTCAATCATCTCTGTCAGCCCTTTAGTATTCAGTTGCCAGAAACAGACAAACAACCAAATCAGACCAAAGGTCACGTGCAGACCGTGAGTTCCAACCAGAGTAAAGAATGCTGACAGGAACGCGCTACGCTGTGGTCCGAAGCCTTCACCAATCAGATGATGGAACTCATAAACTTCCATCCCGATAAAGCCCAGACCAAACAGGAAGGTAATCACCATCCATAGCTTCAACGCGCCAATCTGCTTACGCTTCATGGCAATAATGCCAAAACCGAATGTAATACTACTCAACAGCAGCAACATAGTTTCAACAAAAACGAACGGTAGTTCGAAGATCTCTTTACCGCTGGGACCACCAGCGGTTGCTCCTGCCAGTACTGCATAAGTTGCAAACAAGCTTGCAAATAAAATGCAGTCACTCATCAGGTAAATCCAGAACCCGAACAGTTTGTTACCACCGGTATCATGGTGGTGATCATGTGCGTGAGCCGCTACAGAATTAGCCTGCATACTTCACCTCCATATCATCTTTCGACTGAGATTCAGCTTTTGCTTTTGCAACTTCAGCCCGATGTTTCTCTTCAATCTCTTTGATTTCATCAACCTGAACATAGTAATCAACATCATCGTTAAAGCTATGCCAGATAGTGGTTACCACGATACCGATGAAACCGATAGCGGCCAGCCACCATATATACCAGATCATCGCAAAACCAAAGATCGTCGCCCATGCAGAAACATACATACCCGTTGGTGTATTCTTCGGCATATGAATCGGCTCATATTCGACTTCTTTATCAAGATCATGCTCACCACGCTGCTTCTGATACCAGAAAGCATCAATTTCATTGCCTTTCGGAATCACAGCAAAGTTATAGAACGGTGGTGGAGAAGATGTTGACCATTCCAGCGTACGGGCATCCCACGGGTCACCGGTCACATCACGGTTCTCATCCCGGTCGCGAATACTGACAAGAATCTGAATCACCTGACATACCACACCCAGAGCAACAATTGCCGTACCGACAGCGGCAACAGCAAGGAATGGGAAATAATCAGGGCTAATATCCTGACTCAGACGACGGGTCATCCCCATAAAGCCCAATGCGTAAAGTGGTAGGAAAGCCATCAGGAAACCAACCAGCCAGCACCAGAATGCGCGTCGGCCCCATGCTTCATTCATCATGAAACCGGTCGCTTTCGGGAACCAGTAGGTGATTGCAGCAAAACAGCCAAAGACTACACCGCCGATAATTACGTTATGGAAGTGAGCCACCAGGAATACACTGTTGTGCAGTACAAAGTCTGCTCCGGGAACCGCCATCAGCACACCGGTCATACCACCGATACTGAAGGTGATCAGGAAGCCGACAGTCCACAGCATTGGTGATGTAAACTGAATACGGCCTTTATACATCGTAAACAACCAGTTAAATATCTTCACCCCGGTCGGGATAGAGATGATCATGGTTGCAATACCAAAGAAGGCGTTTACATTCGCACCCGCACCCATGGTAAAGAAGTGGTGTAGCCAAACGATAAAGGCAAGAATCGTAATTGCAATCGTTGCCCAGACCAGAGATGTATAGCCAAACAGTTTCTTACGTGAGAAGGTCGCTGTCACTTCAGAGAAAACCCCAAAGATTGGCAGAACAAGGATATATACCTCAGGGTGGCCCCACGCCCAAATCAGGTTGACATACATCATCATGTTGCCACCCATATCGTTGGTGAAGAAGTGGAAACCCAGATAACGGTCCAGAGTCAACAGAGCGATAGAAATAGCCAGGATTGGGAACGAAATAATGATCAGGATGTTGGCACACAGAGAAGCCCAGGTGAAAACTGGCATCTTCATCAACGGCATATCCGGAGCTCGCATCCGCATAATGGTGACAAAGAAGTTCACCCCGGTCAGGGTTGTACCGACACCCGATATCTGCAATGCCCAGATCCAGTAGTCAACGCCAACCCCCGGACTTGCAGCAATTCCGGACAGTGGTGGATAAGCCAGCCAACCAGTACGGGCAAACTCACCCAGACCCAGCGACATGTTTGTCAGGATCACACCAACAACAAACAGCCAGAAACTCAGGTTGTTCAGGTAAGGGAATGCAACGTCACGCGCACCAATCTGCAACGGAACCACGATATTCATCAGACCGATAACCAATGGCATCGCAACAAAGAAAATCATGATGACGCCGTGTGCCGTAAAGATCTGATCATAGTGGTGCGGCGGCAGGTATCCGGCTTCACCGGCAGCTGACAACGCTTGCTGACTTCGCATCATCACTGCATCGGCAAAACCACGCAGTAGCATGACAAAAGCGACAGCAATGTACATGAAACCTAATTTTTTGTGGTCTACCGAAGTAAACCATTCATTCCACAGGTATTGCCATTTACCAAGACGAGTTACCCACACAACAACTGCCAGACCGACAACTGCGATTACAGCCAGGGTAATCATGATAATGGGCTCATGGTATGGAATGGAGTCCAGTGTTAATCTTCCAAACATAATCTCATTACCCTTCGTGCTCAGCCATCGAATGATGACCCATTGGTTTATCCATTTCCTGTCCGTCTCCCATGTTCATTCCGCCAGGGAATTGAGTTACGACTGAATTAAACAGATCGTCCGGAACATGAGAATAATAGGTAACAGGAACGTCAATGCTTGGTTTCGCTAAAGCACGATAGTCAGAGAAATCGTTAATCTGATTTTCAGAAGCTTTCACTTTCTCGACCCACTGATCGAAACTGGCAACATCAGGTGTTGCAGTTGCAGTAAACTTCATATGAGAGAAACCATCACCACTAAAGCTGGCTGCAATCCCTTTATAGTCCCCAGCTTCATTTGCAATCAGATGCAGGCGAGTAACCATACCAGGCATCGCATAAAGCTGGCTGCCTAAACGAGGGATAAAGAAAGAGTTCATGATGTTGTCTGATGTAATCTTAAACTTCACCGGAACATCTTTAGGAAAAGCGACATAGTTCACCGTTGCAATTTTCTGCTCCGGATAAATGAACAGCCATTTCCAGTCAAGCGATACAACTTCGATCGTCATTGGCTTCACGTCACTTTCTAAAGGATTAGAAGGTTCAAGATGGTGCGTTGAGCGCCAGGTGATCGTCGCCAGAACAACAATGATAATGATAGGGATAGTCCAGACAACAAATTCAATCTTTGTTGAGTGAGACCATTCTGGTGTGTACTCTTCTTGCGTATTACTTGATCTGTACTTATATGAGAAGTAGATCGTCATCAGTATCACAGGGATAACAACGATCAGCATCAGGAGCAGAGCTGTAATAATCAACTCTTTCACCTGAACACCCACCTCTCCTTTGGGATCAAGTAGCGCAAACTTACACCCTGAGAGCATCAGAACTGTGAGTAACAGTCCAACTCTCGATATGATGCTTTTATATCGTGAGGCTTCCATTTACTTGTACTTCCTCTTTCTGGCAGAGACCCGATAAGCCGACACTTCCTTACCAAGACTCTGCGGTTGGTTTTAATAAGAGTATTTGAATCTGTAACAAACAATCCTTACCTGATACAAATCCATTCAACTCCACGAAATCGTGACATTTAACATTCAGTTTTCGAAAAGATAAATATATTTGTTACAAGAAAGAACACTTTGCCACATCCGACACATGATAGTAACAATGCGTCGAGGGGCACTATATTAAAGTGCAATCTTAAGTTACGCAAATATGACGATAAGAAAAAGTGAACTCGCCACATGTACGAAGTAACAGATATAATCCATTGTTATCTATATATTTTTTAGAACAGGTTTTTGCTTATTCCACACATTTACCATGTGTTTTTTTTTTTTCGTTATAATTTATGAGCTTTATCACGGAATGAACTGCAATTTCTTTTATAAACAACCCAATACTGTTGCCCGAAAAATCCATCTCTCAAGAGGAAATAAAATAGAAAGGCAAAAAAAAACGCCCCACGTACAACATGGGGCGTTTCTCAATCAAGGGAACAGCAAAAAACTATTCAATTTCCGCGTTATGGTAAACCTGCTGAACATCATCACTATCATCCAACAGATCCAAGAATTTCTGGAATTTCTCTGCATCTTCTCCGGAGATTTCAGTCCGATTCTGCGGAACAAAAGTAATCTCTTCCACATCCAGAGTAACGTCAGGGAAAGACTCGGCCAGTGCAGTTTTTGCTTTGAAAAATTCAGTGTTCGGTGCAAATACCGTAATAACACCATCTTCCAGTTCAATATCAGTCACATCGACATCGGCCATCATCAGTGCTTCTAACACCGTTTCTTCATCATCACCCTTAAACTGAAATACAGCCTGATGATCAAACATATGAGCAACTGTACCCGGACTGCCGATTTTTGCACCGGTCTTCACAAAGCACTGACGAACATCCTGATAAGTCCGGTTACCGTTATCAGTCAGGCAATCGACAATCACGCTCACACCACCAGGTCCGAAACCTTCATAACGAGCAGGCTGGTAATCTTCACCAGAGCCTCCCGAGGCTTTATCCAGCGCTTTATCGATCACATGTCCGGGAACCTGATCTCTTTTCGCCTTCGTGATCAAGTGCTTCAAAGAAAGGTTGGTATCAGGATCTGCACCACCATTCTTTGCACACACATAAATCTCTTTGCCGTATTTGGAATAAACTTTAATCTTTGCGCCTTGAGTCTTCGCCATGGAAGCTTTACGCACTTCAAAACTTCTTCCCATCGGGATATTCTCTCTCATCAATTGAATGCGACGGATTGTAGGAAAAACACAGAATCATTTCAATTTCTGCCGGACCGGAGAGCGGCTTACATCACGCCCATGATCCTTTTATATTTATCCACCGATTGTTGAAAACATGTCTGTTCATCCGTTGTCCGCAACGTCTCCTGATGCTGAGCGAGCGCTTCAGGACCGGCTTTCCCTTGTTTCAGTTTCCATACTAAAAAGGCAGCCTGTTTGTCCAGTTCGACCCGATTCTTCTCTTCAGCACTCAGTTCTGCAAGATTAAAAGACATGAAATCACCCGTCATCTGTAAACAAGTTCTGCAATATACCACAGGAATCGGGAAAATTAAGTGCTAACTGAAATGAACCTCACCAGAAAAAAGAAAGGGCAGCGAAGCTGCCCTTACCTGTTCAATATAAAATTTAGTGAAGGAGCCCAAGTTCCCTTGCTTCTTCAATAGTTAAACCACTCTCACGAATCTCTCTCATCGCTTCAATCCGGCGCCGGGCTTCTGCTGATTTAAGATTTTTCGTCGGTTTTTGCAATTCAACTTCGTCCGTGAAGTCCCACTTATTTGCGATATTCGTCATTTCATCATGGTCGATTGAATTGATAGACATAGATCACCTCCGGACAAACCATGTTAGGGACACGTATTCTATAGCGGAGCTGAAAATCCTTGTTAAGCAAAATTGTTCAAGAGTGTGATAGTGGCTATAGTTCCGTAAAAATATTGATAGTTGTAAGAATAAAATTTGCGTCTGTTCAGTCAGAACAGTATCTTTAAAAGATCGCTGTCGATTTTCAGGTCAGGCAATTCTTCTTCCTTCCCCGGCTTTTCTCTTACTATACAGCATAATCTACGGAACGATGATCAAGGTGTTGTTGAAGGTTCTCTATCTATCAGGATAGCTAACCTGCTGATTTACCAAAACGGGCCAGGAAATCATTTTTGACAGGTAAAAAAAAGCGAGCATGGGGTGCTCGCGAAAATGCTAAGTATGAATATAACAACGTGAACCTAACCAATTGACGTCGGTAGGATAAAAGGTTGTCTTTCGGAGCTAAGAATAGCCATCTATTTCCCCTCTTCTGTCAGGACGGTGTCAGAGCTGTGCAAACACCAGTATGGTTTGTAATCTTCGTTCCATTTTTGTGCTCTTCTTCCGCTAACCTTCTATTTTTCATAGGCTAGATACCAATAGCGACTTCATCAAGAATCTGAAATACCGACTCGTCCAGATGCCCTTCACTAATCTGTTTACATACTTTCCGGCGCACAGCCAGTCCTGATATCAATCGTTCTATTGATAAATGCTTATTGCTGCTCCGGGAATTATACAGCTCAATTGTTTTACTCAATAACTCATAAGGAAGAACGGCATCGCCCACTCTCAGCCAATCGAGCTTATCAATCAGCTCCTGACACTCTTCCCGTATAGACGCAGGGGAATGTCCCGTCATTGCCGACAATGCGGTTATACTGCGTTCCAGAGCCTCCTGAGAGGTATATTTAGACAGGGTTATCGTTATCTCATCAGCATTGATTTCAACCAGATGTTTACGCAGCTTAACCCTGCGTCCCAAATTACCTCTGGGTGAAGGCGCTTTCCGCTGTATCGGTTCAAATTCTCCGTCAATGATCGAAGAAAGCTCTTCCAGTTTCTGCTTGGAGACCATTTCATGGCGAAGCGGGTTCGGCAGGGTCGGTGCCATATTACGTTTTCCGGCATTGGTTGTTCTGGCTCTGGAGTAACGTAATACTTCTTCAACATCACATTTGATATCGACTTCATAATCCGTGATCTTTCCTTTCGCATGAATTGATCGGATCGACAGATGATATCCCCACAGATTCACAACAAAGAATTCCTCATCTCCCTTCCCTTCAGATAAACGCCGTAATTCCCGGATCAAATCCATGGAGAACCGACGCCATTCGATATTACGGGCCAGTTTCTGATTCAGTTCTGACAGCAACATCGTCTCATGATGCCGACGGGACATCCGACTACGAAAGTAAGAGTAAAGCTGGAAGACCAAAGTATGTTGCTTCAGGATCTCCGGAGGAAACAGGAAGAAGTAATCCCGGGTGAGTAACTCCTCATAGAATGAAGGTTCCCATACCAGAATATAAAGATTCGGTTTAATTTTGATCTCACCGTCAGCCCCTTCTACGGGAGCTTCTTCTGAAGCTGTAATCGTACGGGCCAGAAACCGGAAACGATCACTTTTAAATCCTTCCGGCATATTTTCACTCAGCCAGCGTCCCGTCAGCTCGTGAAGCTGGAAATCAGTAAATTCAATTCGATCAATGCTGTCACGAATCGAATCTCTGGCCGGTCCACTATCCTTTTTGCCCCGCAATGACAAGATATCCGTGATATAGAGCGGTGTTTTGTTCGGAATATGCTTTGCGTTCAGATGATACTCTTCCCGCTGATGATCGTGATACTGCACCGTTAATGTGAATAGCGCAAACAGTGTCATCAGATCATCGACAGTCATAATATTCTTTGAGGATCGTGTTTCGATCACTGCCCGGGTTCCTGAAATAGAAACCATTGATTTCTGGTAACTTTTACGAGTTCTGGGGGGAGCCAGAGCCTGATCAATGATCCCGGCCCAATTAGTGGGTGAAACAACAAA
It includes:
- the cyoE gene encoding heme o synthase, with the translated sequence MIKGYLSITKPGIIVGNLISTAAGFFLAAKAESVTSMLLLYTLAGVALVIASGCVINNIFDRDIDSKMARTSQRLLVRGEINVDHAFIYALILLLSGTALLYQKTNPLAAVVVLLGYVFYVFFYTMWYKRTSVYGTLVGSISGAVPPLAGYLAVTNYVSLEGVLLFCLFCLWQMPHSYAIAMFRMQDYRQAGIPVLPVVSGIDKARKHMMAYVIAFNAVALGLYLVGNTGYEYLVVASAVCFMWTRVTFRRMTTDNFEAWSKAVFKHSLIVVMSFSAVLGFELIPLSL
- the cyoD gene encoding cytochrome o ubiquinol oxidase subunit IV, producing MSNQHAESGVKGYVIGFVASLILTIIPFYYAATQSLSTGTTFAVLFGCAVVQVIVHFVYFLHMETKTESGRWNVISLVFSVIVVLILIVGSIWIMWNLNVNMMM
- the cyoB gene encoding cytochrome o ubiquinol oxidase subunit I — its product is MFGRLTLDSIPYHEPIIMITLAVIAVVGLAVVVWVTRLGKWQYLWNEWFTSVDHKKLGFMYIAVAFVMLLRGFADAVMMRSQQALSAAGEAGYLPPHHYDQIFTAHGVIMIFFVAMPLVIGLMNIVVPLQIGARDVAFPYLNNLSFWLFVVGVILTNMSLGLGEFARTGWLAYPPLSGIAASPGVGVDYWIWALQISGVGTTLTGVNFFVTIMRMRAPDMPLMKMPVFTWASLCANILIIISFPILAISIALLTLDRYLGFHFFTNDMGGNMMMYVNLIWAWGHPEVYILVLPIFGVFSEVTATFSRKKLFGYTSLVWATIAITILAFIVWLHHFFTMGAGANVNAFFGIATMIISIPTGVKIFNWLFTMYKGRIQFTSPMLWTVGFLITFSIGGMTGVLMAVPGADFVLHNSVFLVAHFHNVIIGGVVFGCFAAITYWFPKATGFMMNEAWGRRAFWCWLVGFLMAFLPLYALGFMGMTRRLSQDISPDYFPFLAVAAVGTAIVALGVVCQVIQILVSIRDRDENRDVTGDPWDARTLEWSTSSPPPFYNFAVIPKGNEIDAFWYQKQRGEHDLDKEVEYEPIHMPKNTPTGMYVSAWATIFGFAMIWYIWWLAAIGFIGIVVTTIWHSFNDDVDYYVQVDEIKEIEEKHRAEVAKAKAESQSKDDMEVKYAG
- a CDS encoding YebC/PmpR family DNA-binding transcriptional regulator; the protein is MGRSFEVRKASMAKTQGAKIKVYSKYGKEIYVCAKNGGADPDTNLSLKHLITKAKRDQVPGHVIDKALDKASGGSGEDYQPARYEGFGPGGVSVIVDCLTDNGNRTYQDVRQCFVKTGAKIGSPGTVAHMFDHQAVFQFKGDDEETVLEALMMADVDVTDIELEDGVITVFAPNTEFFKAKTALAESFPDVTLDVEEITFVPQNRTEISGEDAEKFQKFLDLLDDSDDVQQVYHNAEIE
- the cyoC gene encoding cytochrome o ubiquinol oxidase subunit III, yielding MQANSVAAHAHDHHHDTGGNKLFGFWIYLMSDCILFASLFATYAVLAGATAGGPSGKEIFELPFVFVETMLLLLSSITFGFGIIAMKRKQIGALKLWMVITFLFGLGFIGMEVYEFHHLIGEGFGPQRSAFLSAFFTLVGTHGLHVTFGLIWLFVCFWQLNTKGLTEMIETRFNCLSLFWHFLDIVWICVFTIVYLVGVTS
- a CDS encoding DUF3283 family protein, which gives rise to MSFNLAELSAEEKNRVELDKQAAFLVWKLKQGKAGPEALAQHQETLRTTDEQTCFQQSVDKYKRIMGVM
- the cyoA gene encoding ubiquinol oxidase subunit II; this translates as MEASRYKSIISRVGLLLTVLMLSGCKFALLDPKGEVGVQVKELIITALLLMLIVVIPVILMTIYFSYKYRSSNTQEEYTPEWSHSTKIEFVVWTIPIIIIVVLATITWRSTHHLEPSNPLESDVKPMTIEVVSLDWKWLFIYPEQKIATVNYVAFPKDVPVKFKITSDNIMNSFFIPRLGSQLYAMPGMVTRLHLIANEAGDYKGIAASFSGDGFSHMKFTATATPDVASFDQWVEKVKASENQINDFSDYRALAKPSIDVPVTYYSHVPDDLFNSVVTQFPGGMNMGDGQEMDKPMGHHSMAEHEG
- a CDS encoding replication initiator protein RctB domain-containing protein, which produces MSTHEKILIKAPRNHKDGHLFQVSESSVNWIEQYQHFKGVTRSIIELLNLVSLKGMSSKDGLVSTTELIEAADGQLTRAAIQQRLRAAVNIGLFEQIPVRFEEGLAGKTMLHKFINPSQLISVLGTTSLITESVKQSEKQKRSKALAQTQVNQRLLNEYGLNTPPAIKDEADQFVVSPTNWAGIIDQALAPPRTRKSYQKSMVSISGTRAVIETRSSKNIMTVDDLMTLFALFTLTVQYHDHQREEYHLNAKHIPNKTPLYITDILSLRGKKDSGPARDSIRDSIDRIEFTDFQLHELTGRWLSENMPEGFKSDRFRFLARTITASEEAPVEGADGEIKIKPNLYILVWEPSFYEELLTRDYFFLFPPEILKQHTLVFQLYSYFRSRMSRRHHETMLLSELNQKLARNIEWRRFSMDLIRELRRLSEGKGDEEFFVVNLWGYHLSIRSIHAKGKITDYEVDIKCDVEEVLRYSRARTTNAGKRNMAPTLPNPLRHEMVSKQKLEELSSIIDGEFEPIQRKAPSPRGNLGRRVKLRKHLVEINADEITITLSKYTSQEALERSITALSAMTGHSPASIREECQELIDKLDWLRVGDAVLPYELLSKTIELYNSRSSNKHLSIERLISGLAVRRKVCKQISEGHLDESVFQILDEVAIGI
- a CDS encoding PA3496 family putative envelope integrity protein, which translates into the protein MSINSIDHDEMTNIANKWDFTDEVELQKPTKNLKSAEARRRIEAMREIRESGLTIEEARELGLLH